In Deinococcus psychrotolerans, a genomic segment contains:
- a CDS encoding phosphoenolpyruvate carboxylase — protein sequence MGIRDDVNLLGRTLGQVLKEQEGEGFYNLVEQVRALVRRARSGEGSAELQTLIADLKVGDAENLVRAFTWYFQLVNLAEEYERVRALSERKGVRSQSLEQALTDLKELGLSAEQTEALIERVDLGLTFTAHPTEMRRRTVRNHLVEVAETIPDLGDSDSAEEATARVAAHIEAMWATPELRRLKPTVQDEVKGGLSYLPTIAQALPRLQRDLERAFVHVYGQRSDAKLPLSFSSWMGGDRDGNPFVTPEATRETLSLHRERARELLLTHIRQAYTDLSQADHLQDEGGEEPYRQTLRDLHDAVRGGEPVELLPTLEALDARLRQDGQARSADQLLTPLLTVARTFGQHLVSLDVREHSQLTGAAVAELLKEAGVSENYTGLPEHTKLEVLAAELRSRRPLWPANCPFPDELERTIGPIREVQQAVALVGPRAFGRYIISMSESVSDILEPLLLAREVGFRILPVPLFETLGDLERAPSVMWELLSLPEYRAVLAGDVQEIMLGYSDSNKDAGFLAANWALHEAQRKVSAVCEQAGVPWRFFHGRGTSIGRGGGPASRAILGQPAGTIDAGLRITEQGEALSDKYSHPILAHRNLEQALYGLLLSAARPKADLPATWTDALTRASKISAQTYRDLVEDAHFLPFFEAVTPIHEISRLNIASRPVRRPGAPTLSNLRAIPWVMSWTQNRANLPGWYGLPEAIEAVGPELAREMYQQWPFFRSMLDNAQMALAKSDPLIFEDYLSLGGAGSELAERLQTAYTKAVQQVESVVGGELLHNEPRLKESIGLRNPYIDPIHRIQVELLRRSRAEEGGLDTYERPLLLSVQGIAAGVRNTG from the coding sequence ATGGGCATTCGTGACGACGTCAATTTACTGGGCCGCACCCTTGGACAAGTTCTCAAAGAGCAAGAAGGCGAAGGCTTTTACAACTTGGTGGAACAAGTTCGGGCGCTGGTGCGCCGGGCCCGCAGTGGTGAAGGTTCAGCCGAATTACAAACGCTGATCGCCGATCTCAAGGTCGGAGACGCCGAAAACTTGGTGCGGGCTTTTACCTGGTACTTCCAACTGGTCAATTTGGCCGAGGAATACGAACGGGTACGGGCCTTATCAGAGCGCAAAGGCGTGCGTTCACAGAGTTTGGAGCAGGCCTTGACCGATCTCAAGGAGCTGGGCCTCAGCGCCGAGCAAACCGAAGCCTTGATCGAGCGCGTCGATTTGGGCCTGACCTTTACCGCCCATCCCACCGAGATGCGGCGGCGCACGGTTCGCAACCACTTGGTCGAAGTCGCCGAAACCATTCCCGATTTGGGCGACAGTGACAGCGCTGAGGAAGCCACCGCCCGCGTTGCGGCACACATTGAAGCGATGTGGGCCACGCCCGAGCTGCGCCGCCTCAAGCCCACCGTCCAAGACGAAGTCAAGGGCGGGCTGAGCTACCTGCCCACCATTGCTCAGGCGCTACCGAGGTTGCAACGCGATTTGGAGCGGGCTTTTGTGCATGTATACGGCCAGCGCAGCGACGCTAAATTGCCGCTGAGTTTCAGCTCGTGGATGGGCGGCGACCGCGACGGCAACCCGTTCGTGACGCCGGAAGCCACCCGCGAAACGCTCTCTCTGCACCGCGAACGCGCCCGTGAGTTGCTGCTGACTCACATTCGTCAGGCCTATACCGACCTCAGCCAAGCCGATCATCTTCAGGATGAGGGCGGCGAAGAACCGTACCGCCAGACCCTGCGCGACCTCCACGACGCGGTGCGCGGCGGAGAGCCGGTGGAACTGCTGCCCACTTTGGAAGCTTTGGACGCCAGACTGCGCCAAGACGGTCAAGCCCGCAGCGCCGACCAACTGCTGACTCCGCTGCTGACAGTGGCCCGCACCTTCGGGCAGCATCTGGTGAGCTTGGACGTGCGCGAACACAGCCAACTGACCGGCGCGGCGGTGGCCGAACTCCTTAAAGAAGCGGGCGTGTCAGAAAACTACACCGGCCTCCCTGAACACACCAAGTTGGAAGTGCTGGCCGCCGAACTCAGGTCGCGCCGCCCCCTCTGGCCTGCCAATTGCCCCTTTCCCGACGAGCTGGAGCGCACCATCGGCCCAATCCGCGAGGTGCAGCAGGCCGTCGCGCTGGTCGGCCCCCGCGCTTTTGGCCGCTACATCATCAGCATGAGCGAGTCGGTCAGCGACATTTTGGAGCCGCTGCTGCTGGCCCGCGAAGTCGGCTTTAGGATTTTACCGGTGCCGCTATTTGAAACGCTGGGCGATTTGGAACGCGCTCCCAGCGTGATGTGGGAGCTGCTCTCGCTGCCGGAATACCGGGCGGTGCTGGCAGGAGACGTGCAAGAAATTATGCTGGGCTACTCGGATTCCAACAAAGACGCCGGATTTCTGGCGGCCAACTGGGCCCTCCACGAAGCGCAGCGCAAAGTCAGCGCGGTGTGCGAGCAAGCCGGCGTGCCGTGGCGGTTTTTTCACGGGCGCGGCACCAGCATCGGGCGAGGCGGCGGGCCAGCTTCACGGGCGATACTGGGGCAACCCGCCGGAACCATCGACGCCGGACTGCGGATCACCGAGCAGGGCGAAGCGCTGTCCGACAAATACAGCCACCCGATTTTGGCCCACCGCAATTTGGAGCAAGCCCTCTACGGCCTTCTGCTCTCGGCGGCGCGGCCCAAAGCCGATTTGCCCGCGACCTGGACAGACGCCCTGACACGGGCCAGCAAAATCAGCGCCCAGACGTACCGCGACTTGGTGGAAGACGCGCACTTTTTGCCGTTCTTTGAAGCGGTGACGCCAATTCACGAAATCTCGCGCCTGAACATCGCCTCGCGCCCGGTTCGCCGTCCGGGTGCGCCCACCCTGAGCAACCTCCGGGCCATTCCGTGGGTGATGAGCTGGACGCAAAACCGCGCCAACTTGCCGGGCTGGTACGGCTTGCCGGAAGCGATTGAAGCGGTTGGCCCCGAGCTGGCGCGGGAAATGTATCAGCAGTGGCCATTTTTCCGCAGCATGCTGGACAACGCGCAGATGGCGCTTGCCAAGAGCGATCCGCTGATTTTTGAAGATTACCTGAGCTTAGGCGGTGCGGGCAGCGAACTGGCCGAGAGATTGCAAACCGCTTACACCAAAGCGGTGCAGCAGGTAGAAAGCGTGGTGGGCGGCGAGCTTCTGCACAACGAGCCGCGTCTGAAAGAAAGCATTGGGCTGCGCAACCCTTACATCGACCCAATTCACCGCATTCAAGTGGAGTTGCTGCGCCGCTCGCGGGCCGAGGAAGGCGGCCTGGACACCTATGAGCGTCCGCTGCTGCTGAGCGTACAGGGCATCGCGGCGGGGGTGCGGAACACAGGATAA
- a CDS encoding DHCW motif cupin fold protein, whose protein sequence is MTDIPFGVTDWASLPATQHPGITGQAYWRTQQFGTVRVRQVDYTAGYLANHWCSKGHILLVLNGELHTELEDGRTFTLTAGMSYQVADRAEAHRSSTKSGAKLFIVD, encoded by the coding sequence ATGACCGACATTCCCTTTGGCGTCACCGATTGGGCCAGCCTCCCGGCCACCCAACACCCGGGCATTACGGGTCAGGCCTACTGGCGCACCCAGCAGTTCGGCACAGTTCGGGTGCGCCAGGTGGACTACACAGCAGGCTACTTGGCTAACCACTGGTGCAGCAAAGGCCACATTTTGCTGGTGCTCAACGGCGAACTGCACACTGAATTGGAAGACGGCCGCACTTTTACGCTGACGGCGGGCATGAGCTACCAAGTCGCCGACCGAGCCGAAGCCCACCGCTCCAGTACAAAGAGCGGAGCCAAATTATTCATCGTAGATTAA
- the ileS gene encoding isoleucine--tRNA ligase, with protein sequence MTTPSKTTFQAVQQNPKFPELEEHILKWWAENKVFERSLEQTKGQPLYTFYEGPPTANGQPGVHHVQARSFKDLFPRFKTMQGFHVPRKAGWDTHGLPVEIGVEKKLGLNSKREVEAYGIDKFNAECRQSVFAYEGEWRKFTERMGYWVDLDDAYMTLNKDYIESIWWSVKQLQEKGLLYKGFRVAPYCPKDGTTLSNAEVSEGYKDIQDPSIYVTFDLTEPETVGLEEGAAFLVWTTTPWTLPYNVGVAIHPDFEYVAAKDKDGKILILARSLLVEVLGEEAEVIKSFKGSELDRVSYSPPFTEAYEAEGEGKTVWMSGLDTYVSDSDGTGIVHTAPAFGEDDMRLARNYGFPVIVGVDNEGKHRYGPWKGVFFRDANQDIIRDLRAKGVMWKEKNFLHSYPHCWRCGTPLMYYATESWYLNNTSLKERLIELNQTINWHPPHIKNGRYGGWLENLIDWNLSRSRYWGTPLPIWENEDASKYKVIGSYQELAELSGRSELTGPDFDPHRPYVDDISFEFEGETYKRVPYVMDVWYDSGSMPFAQHHYPFENKQKFEEGGFPADFIAEAIDQTRGWFNSLHQIGTMVFDSVAYKSVICSGHILDEKGLKMSKSKGNIVNPWDVFEQYGADAARWYMYVSAPPELSRRFGMNLVGEAFRSYFLTLWNTYSFFVLYANLDNPDLSAAPPVAERPEVDRWLMAKLQTLIQTVTERLEHYDPTGSSRALQDFVTEDLSNWYVRRNRRRFYSQEGVDVSAYATLHAALKTVTLLTAPFTPFLAETLYQNLVRSVDTSAPQSVHLASWPVVDEALSAPSLVGEMDAVLRVVGLGRAVRGQSGMRQRQPLPRVMLRARSGEMTQALGRFAEQIKEELNVKEVELLDQYAELVSYQLRPNLPLLGKKFGKAVPQVRAALSAADASEIARAVRDGQQFEVIAPDGQRFELGPDEVLVDAKSPEGFAAMEEAGYLVAFDTTLTHDLELEGLARDLVRGIQDGRKKAGFEVSDRITLHLELSGKAREAAEVWQEYLMSETLAETLVFGAASGFAAEVEGGAAYLEKLERSGELADDHVEA encoded by the coding sequence ATGACCACACCGTCCAAAACAACCTTCCAAGCTGTTCAACAAAACCCCAAATTTCCCGAACTCGAAGAACACATCTTAAAGTGGTGGGCCGAAAACAAAGTCTTTGAGCGCTCACTTGAGCAAACCAAAGGCCAGCCGCTGTATACCTTTTACGAAGGGCCGCCTACCGCCAACGGCCAGCCGGGTGTTCACCACGTGCAGGCCCGCAGCTTCAAAGACTTGTTTCCACGCTTTAAAACCATGCAGGGCTTTCATGTGCCGCGCAAAGCCGGCTGGGATACCCACGGCCTGCCAGTGGAAATCGGTGTAGAGAAAAAACTGGGCCTCAACTCTAAGCGCGAAGTAGAAGCTTACGGCATTGACAAGTTTAATGCCGAGTGCCGCCAAAGTGTTTTTGCCTATGAAGGCGAGTGGCGCAAATTTACCGAGCGGATGGGCTACTGGGTCGATTTGGACGACGCTTATATGACGCTCAACAAAGATTACATCGAGAGCATTTGGTGGAGTGTCAAACAGCTTCAAGAAAAGGGACTGCTCTATAAAGGCTTTAGGGTCGCGCCGTATTGCCCCAAAGATGGTACGACGCTCAGCAACGCCGAGGTCAGTGAGGGCTACAAAGACATCCAAGACCCCAGCATCTATGTCACCTTCGATTTGACTGAGCCTGAGACAGTGGGATTGGAAGAGGGCGCGGCCTTTTTGGTGTGGACGACAACGCCGTGGACTTTGCCATACAACGTCGGCGTAGCGATTCACCCCGACTTTGAATATGTGGCGGCAAAAGACAAAGACGGCAAGATTTTAATCTTGGCCCGCTCGCTGCTGGTTGAAGTGTTGGGCGAAGAAGCAGAAGTCATCAAATCTTTTAAGGGTAGCGAGCTTGACCGCGTTTCTTACTCTCCCCCATTCACCGAAGCGTATGAAGCCGAGGGCGAAGGCAAAACAGTCTGGATGAGCGGTTTAGACACCTACGTCTCCGATTCTGACGGCACTGGCATCGTGCATACTGCCCCTGCCTTTGGTGAAGACGACATGCGCTTGGCCCGCAATTACGGCTTCCCAGTCATCGTGGGCGTGGATAATGAAGGCAAGCACCGTTACGGCCCGTGGAAAGGGGTGTTTTTTAGAGACGCCAACCAAGACATCATCCGTGATTTGAGAGCCAAAGGCGTGATGTGGAAAGAAAAGAACTTTCTGCACTCTTACCCTCACTGCTGGCGCTGCGGCACACCGCTGATGTATTACGCCACCGAAAGTTGGTATTTGAACAACACTTCGCTCAAAGAGCGCCTGATCGAACTCAATCAAACCATCAACTGGCACCCACCACACATCAAAAACGGTCGGTATGGTGGCTGGCTGGAAAACTTGATCGACTGGAACCTCTCGCGCAGCCGCTACTGGGGCACGCCACTCCCAATCTGGGAAAATGAAGACGCCAGCAAATACAAAGTGATCGGCAGTTATCAGGAGCTGGCCGAACTGAGTGGACGCAGCGAACTGACGGGGCCAGATTTTGATCCGCACCGCCCTTACGTGGACGATATCTCGTTTGAATTTGAAGGCGAAACATACAAGCGAGTGCCTTACGTGATGGACGTGTGGTACGACTCCGGCTCTATGCCGTTCGCACAACACCATTATCCATTTGAAAACAAGCAGAAATTTGAGGAAGGCGGCTTCCCCGCTGATTTCATCGCCGAAGCGATTGATCAGACACGGGGTTGGTTCAACAGTCTGCACCAGATCGGCACGATGGTGTTCGATTCGGTGGCCTACAAGTCGGTGATCTGTTCGGGGCACATCTTGGATGAAAAAGGCCTCAAGATGTCCAAGAGTAAGGGCAATATCGTCAACCCCTGGGACGTGTTCGAGCAGTACGGCGCGGACGCAGCCCGCTGGTACATGTACGTGTCCGCACCGCCGGAACTCAGCCGCCGATTCGGGATGAACTTGGTGGGCGAGGCCTTCAGAAGCTACTTTCTCACGCTCTGGAACACCTACAGCTTCTTCGTGCTGTACGCCAACTTGGACAACCCCGACCTCAGCGCCGCGCCGCCGGTGGCCGAGCGCCCTGAAGTTGACCGCTGGCTGATGGCCAAGCTGCAAACCTTGATTCAGACCGTCACCGAGCGGTTGGAACATTACGACCCGACCGGCTCCAGCCGCGCCTTGCAAGACTTTGTCACCGAGGATTTGAGCAACTGGTACGTGAGGCGCAATCGCCGCCGCTTTTACAGTCAGGAAGGCGTGGACGTCAGCGCTTACGCCACGCTGCACGCCGCGCTCAAGACCGTGACGCTGCTGACCGCGCCGTTCACGCCGTTTCTGGCCGAGACGCTGTATCAGAATCTGGTGCGGAGTGTGGACACCTCAGCGCCGCAGAGTGTGCATCTGGCAAGCTGGCCTGTCGTGGACGAAGCGCTGAGTGCGCCGAGCTTGGTGGGCGAAATGGACGCGGTGCTGCGGGTCGTCGGCCTCGGGCGGGCGGTGCGCGGGCAAAGCGGAATGCGTCAGCGCCAACCCCTGCCGCGCGTGATGCTGCGGGCCAGAAGCGGCGAGATGACGCAGGCACTGGGCCGCTTTGCCGAGCAGATCAAAGAAGAACTCAACGTTAAGGAAGTGGAGCTGCTGGATCAGTATGCCGAGCTGGTCAGCTATCAGTTGCGCCCAAATTTACCGCTGCTGGGCAAGAAGTTCGGCAAGGCCGTGCCGCAAGTCCGTGCTGCCCTCAGTGCCGCCGACGCTTCCGAGATCGCCCGCGCCGTGCGCGACGGACAGCAATTTGAAGTCATAGCGCCAGACGGTCAGCGCTTCGAGCTGGGGCCGGACGAGGTGCTGGTGGACGCCAAATCACCGGAAGGCTTCGCCGCGATGGAAGAGGCCGGTTATTTGGTGGCCTTCGATACCACCCTCACCCACGACTTAGAGCTGGAAGGCTTGGCCCGCGATCTGGTGCGCGGCATTCAGGACGGGCGCAAGAAGGCCGGATTCGAGGTGTCTGACCGAATCACCCTGCACCTTGAACTGAGCGGCAAGGCCAGAGAAGCCGCCGAAGTCTGGCAGGAATATTTGATGTCGGAGACGTTGGCCGAGACGCTGGTGTTCGGCGCGGCTTCAGGCTTCGCCGCAGAGGTGGAAGGCGGCGCGGCGTACCTGGAGAAGCTGGAGCGCAGCGGCGAACTGGCCGACGACCACGTTGAGGCGTGA
- a CDS encoding shikimate 5-dehydrogenase, whose protein sequence is MPQPRAIQSINKDTTLCISLAGRPGNFGTRFHNFLYAELNLDYVYKAFTTTDLAAAIGGVRALGIRGCAVSMPFKEACIPLLDELTPSAAIGSVNTIVNDGGFLRAYNTDYLAVRQLIAQYQLAPETPFALRGSGGMAKAVAAAFRDAGFGRGVIAARHAEKGSALARECGYSWQAELGEFRPELLINVTPIGMAGGAEAERLAFEADAVAHAQLVFDVVALPAETPLIRAARAAGKRVISGAEVASLQALEQFVLYTGVRPSPEQAARAAAFAHNTAAHDTAAQS, encoded by the coding sequence ATGCCGCAGCCCAGAGCCATACAGTCCATCAACAAAGACACCACCCTTTGCATCTCGCTGGCGGGCAGGCCCGGTAACTTCGGCACCCGCTTCCACAACTTCTTGTACGCCGAGCTCAACCTCGATTATGTCTACAAGGCGTTCACGACGACTGACCTCGCGGCGGCCATCGGCGGGGTGCGGGCGCTGGGGATTCGCGGCTGCGCGGTGTCGATGCCGTTCAAGGAAGCCTGCATTCCGCTGCTGGACGAACTGACGCCCTCCGCCGCCATCGGCTCGGTCAATACCATCGTCAATGACGGCGGCTTTTTGCGGGCCTACAACACCGATTACTTGGCGGTTCGGCAGTTGATCGCTCAGTACCAGCTTGCACCTGAAACGCCGTTTGCTCTACGTGGCAGCGGCGGCATGGCCAAAGCGGTGGCGGCGGCGTTCCGGGACGCGGGCTTCGGGCGGGGCGTGATCGCGGCCCGCCATGCCGAGAAAGGATCAGCGCTGGCACGGGAATGCGGGTACAGCTGGCAAGCCGAGCTGGGCGAATTCAGGCCGGAGTTGCTCATCAACGTGACGCCCATCGGCATGGCGGGCGGCGCGGAGGCAGAGCGGCTGGCCTTCGAAGCAGACGCCGTCGCACACGCTCAGCTGGTGTTCGACGTGGTGGCCCTGCCCGCCGAGACGCCGCTGATTCGGGCGGCGCGGGCGGCAGGCAAACGGGTCATCAGCGGCGCAGAAGTGGCCAGCTTGCAGGCCCTAGAACAGTTCGTGCTGTATACCGGCGTGCGGCCCAGCCCCGAGCAAGCGGCGCGGGCGGCGGCCTTTGCCCACAACACGGCTGCCCACGACACCGCCGCCCAGAGCTGA
- a CDS encoding DUF4288 domain-containing protein → MPDSVETKANLYCALLLFETHNLMSDEILYSEEFHFLSSSTLEEAQAAVLARAQQQETHYQNGAGETLSVKLWRVLDVQAALYENAADGPLYVRHFHNIEAYQAFEPLLDQKEERADALQCLSQVTASPSR, encoded by the coding sequence ATGCCCGATTCTGTAGAGACTAAAGCGAATTTATACTGCGCTCTGTTGCTGTTTGAGACCCATAACTTGATGAGTGATGAAATTCTATACAGTGAAGAGTTTCATTTTCTTTCCAGCAGTACGCTGGAGGAAGCTCAAGCTGCGGTTCTGGCCCGTGCTCAGCAGCAGGAAACCCATTATCAAAATGGAGCTGGTGAAACGCTGAGCGTCAAGCTTTGGCGCGTGCTGGATGTACAGGCTGCCCTGTATGAGAACGCTGCCGACGGGCCCCTGTATGTCCGGCATTTTCACAATATAGAGGCGTACCAAGCTTTTGAGCCGCTGCTCGACCAGAAGGAGGAGCGGGCAGATGCTCTCCAGTGCCTCTCCCAGGTCACGGCTTCTCCCAGTCGATGA
- a CDS encoding homoaconitate hydratase (catalyzes the formation of homoisocitrate from cis-homoaconitate): protein MPRIWKFGDSVNTDDILPGKFAPFMAGEDVFQTFAFHYIRPEFAAEVRPGDLLIGGKNWGLGSSREYAPAALKKLQVGGIIAPSFARIHYRNLLNLGIPAFEADLMSVLQDGDEVNLDLATGELRRGTEVFQLPPAPEFLREALSEGSILDFYKKHQRFPGEKA from the coding sequence ATGCCACGCATCTGGAAATTCGGCGACAGCGTCAACACCGATGACATCCTCCCCGGCAAGTTCGCGCCGTTCATGGCCGGTGAGGACGTGTTTCAAACCTTTGCCTTTCACTACATCCGCCCCGAATTCGCCGCCGAGGTTCGGCCCGGTGATTTGCTGATCGGTGGCAAAAACTGGGGACTGGGCAGCAGCCGCGAGTACGCTCCCGCCGCGCTCAAAAAGTTGCAGGTCGGCGGCATTATCGCGCCGAGTTTTGCCCGCATTCATTACCGCAATTTGCTGAATTTGGGCATTCCCGCTTTTGAAGCCGATCTGATGAGCGTTCTCCAAGACGGGGACGAGGTGAACTTAGACCTGGCCACCGGCGAACTCCGGCGCGGCACGGAGGTTTTTCAGCTCCCACCCGCCCCAGAATTTCTGCGCGAGGCGCTGAGTGAAGGCAGCATTCTGGACTTTTACAAAAAGCACCAGCGCTTTCCCGGCGAGAAGGCCTGA
- the lysW gene encoding lysine biosynthesis protein LysW codes for MATIKFESPESGAIIELENPELGELVIDEDTGAELEVVSLDPPRLAPAPQEAEDWGE; via the coding sequence ATGGCAACCATCAAATTTGAAAGCCCCGAGAGCGGCGCGATCATTGAACTCGAAAATCCCGAACTCGGTGAACTGGTCATTGACGAAGACACCGGCGCAGAGCTTGAAGTCGTCAGCCTCGACCCCCCGCGCCTCGCACCGGCTCCGCAAGAAGCCGAGGACTGGGGGGAATAA
- the lysX gene encoding lysine biosynthesis protein LysX: protein MAELAIIYDRVRPDEKMLFEALDELGVPYDKVFAPQLSVTFGQPVPWKVALERCVSQSRGHAITRALEGLGVRVINPSHVIELCGDKLATNAVMAQAGLPTPKTGVAFTAESALALIDQIGYPVVMKPTVGSWGRMVSKLNDRDAAEAVIEHKEVLGGPQHQIFYVQELIQKPERDIRAFVVGGECIGAIYRTSEHWITNTARGAKASKCEVTPEIADLALRAAKAVNGEIVAIDLVEDPERGLLVIEINHTMEFKNSVSTTGVNIPKLMGEYAIKQLTQQVGV, encoded by the coding sequence ATGGCCGAACTCGCCATCATTTATGACCGCGTACGCCCCGACGAAAAAATGCTGTTTGAAGCACTGGACGAACTCGGCGTTCCTTACGACAAGGTCTTCGCGCCGCAACTGAGCGTCACCTTCGGTCAGCCGGTGCCGTGGAAGGTGGCTTTGGAGCGCTGCGTTTCGCAGTCACGCGGCCACGCCATCACGCGGGCGCTGGAAGGCTTGGGCGTGAGGGTGATCAACCCCTCTCACGTCATTGAGCTGTGCGGCGACAAGCTGGCGACCAACGCGGTGATGGCGCAGGCCGGACTGCCGACGCCCAAGACGGGGGTGGCATTTACGGCCGAGAGCGCTCTCGCACTCATCGACCAAATCGGCTACCCGGTGGTAATGAAGCCGACCGTGGGCAGTTGGGGCCGGATGGTCAGCAAGCTCAACGACCGCGACGCTGCCGAGGCCGTGATCGAGCACAAGGAAGTGCTGGGCGGCCCGCAACACCAGATTTTTTATGTGCAGGAGCTGATCCAAAAACCTGAACGCGACATCCGCGCCTTCGTGGTGGGCGGCGAGTGCATCGGAGCGATTTACCGCACCAGTGAACACTGGATTACCAACACCGCCAGAGGCGCAAAAGCCAGCAAGTGTGAAGTGACGCCGGAAATCGCGGATCTGGCTCTGCGGGCCGCCAAAGCGGTGAACGGCGAAATCGTGGCGATTGATTTGGTGGAAGACCCCGAGCGGGGCTTGCTGGTGATTGAAATCAATCACACCATGGAATTCAAAAACTCGGTCAGCACCACCGGCGTCAATATCCCCAAATTGATGGGCGAGTACGCCATCAAGCAGTTGACGCAGCAAGTGGGCGTTTAA
- a CDS encoding Lrp/AsnC family transcriptional regulator, whose protein sequence is MKHFGQTLDPLDQRILEEVQEDARLSMRELGRRVGLSAPAVTERVRRLEEGGVILGYGARIASKPLGRAITAFVGVQGSGKRDPELVRWAQDNDGVLECHSVTGDNSCILKVALPDVAALEHLLDELIQMGFTCDTSIVLSTPLIRTRLTPAPSSLRAD, encoded by the coding sequence ATGAAGCACTTCGGCCAAACCCTTGACCCCTTGGATCAGCGCATTTTAGAAGAAGTTCAGGAAGACGCCCGCTTGTCGATGCGCGAGCTGGGGCGGCGGGTGGGCTTGTCGGCCCCTGCCGTTACCGAGCGGGTGCGGCGCTTGGAAGAGGGCGGCGTAATTTTGGGCTACGGCGCACGCATCGCCAGCAAGCCGTTGGGCCGCGCCATCACCGCATTCGTGGGGGTGCAGGGAAGCGGCAAGCGCGATCCTGAATTGGTGCGCTGGGCGCAGGACAACGACGGCGTGCTGGAATGCCACTCAGTGACCGGCGATAATTCCTGCATTCTCAAAGTGGCCCTGCCGGACGTGGCCGCGCTCGAACACCTGCTCGACGAGCTGATTCAAATGGGCTTTACCTGCGACACCTCTATCGTGCTGAGCACGCCCCTCATACGAACTCGGCTCACCCCAGCACCCAGCAGCCTCAGAGCGGATTGA
- a CDS encoding zinc ribbon domain-containing protein: MSVSPELWAVAQDAMTRRSLNTGRRGARSDVYPLQGRLTCAQCGRAIGGNTTIKANRHYHYYGCADRCNAERTCTHRALYPAALMHTLTRELLQIACDSPASLPDLVELPRLPAPDLGAMNAVIDRKLSRLEAAYEAGAYTAPEYAERRAVIKLEREALSSLEQPAQPAPADLSQIMAAFEHALANADLLEVVQALNLRGALGAGGGLKLSINPL, encoded by the coding sequence GTGTCGGTCAGTCCAGAACTGTGGGCAGTGGCGCAGGACGCCATGACGCGGCGCAGCCTCAACACTGGCAGGCGCGGGGCCAGATCGGACGTGTACCCACTGCAAGGCCGCCTCACGTGTGCCCAGTGCGGGCGGGCCATCGGTGGAAACACCACCATCAAAGCCAACCGGCATTACCACTACTACGGCTGTGCTGACCGCTGCAATGCCGAGCGCACCTGTACCCACCGTGCACTCTACCCAGCGGCGCTGATGCACACGTTGACCAGAGAATTGCTGCAAATCGCCTGTGATTCGCCCGCGTCCTTGCCTGATCTGGTCGAGTTGCCCCGCCTGCCCGCTCCTGATCTGGGAGCCATGAACGCGGTCATTGACCGGAAGCTCAGCCGCTTAGAGGCCGCTTACGAAGCGGGGGCGTACACTGCACCCGAATATGCCGAGCGCCGCGCCGTCATCAAACTGGAACGTGAGGCGCTGAGCAGCTTGGAGCAGCCCGCCCAGCCTGCACCCGCCGATCTGAGCCAGATCATGGCTGCTTTTGAGCACGCGCTGGCCAATGCCGACCTACTCGAAGTGGTGCAGGCCTTAAATCTGCGCGGTGCGCTGGGGGCTGGGGGAGGGCTGAAGCTGAGTATCAATCCGCTCTGA
- a CDS encoding glycoside hydrolase family 108 protein produces MNGFNEAFEIVIGHEGGLSLDPRDRGNWSDGSYGQKGGILKGTKYGVAAHAYPTLDIRNLTLEDARAIYKQNYCDRAACDHLPAPLALVVFDTATNSGVSRALGFLAQTKDWGRYLDLRLQFLQSLSSWKTFGRGWTRRVDTLRTQAQQWQNAAAKPTSPPIDVSFPLTTPPITVQQDHRVMLSERGAPFQDVSGSKVTIQNSKAVVINATREDTWIRVD; encoded by the coding sequence GTGAACGGATTTAACGAGGCGTTTGAAATCGTCATCGGCCATGAAGGCGGTTTGAGCCTTGACCCAAGGGATCGCGGAAATTGGAGCGACGGGAGCTACGGGCAAAAAGGCGGCATCCTCAAGGGCACCAAGTACGGCGTGGCCGCCCACGCTTACCCGACGCTCGACATCCGAAATCTGACCTTGGAAGATGCTCGGGCGATTTACAAACAGAACTACTGTGACAGGGCGGCTTGTGACCACCTGCCCGCGCCGCTTGCCCTAGTGGTCTTTGACACCGCCACCAACAGCGGCGTTTCGCGTGCGCTGGGCTTTTTGGCACAGACAAAAGACTGGGGGCGTTATCTCGATCTCCGCTTGCAATTCTTGCAGAGCCTCAGCTCTTGGAAAACATTCGGACGAGGTTGGACACGGCGGGTCGACACGCTCAGAACACAGGCGCAGCAGTGGCAGAACGCTGCAGCTAAGCCCACGTCACCGCCGATTGATGTCAGCTTCCCGCTTACAACTCCTCCGATCACCGTCCAGCAGGATCACCGCGTCATGCTCTCCGAGCGCGGCGCACCGTTTCAAGACGTAAGCGGCTCGAAAGTCACCATTCAGAACTCGAAAGCGGTGGTCATCAATGCCACCAGGGAGGACACATGGATCAGAGTGGACTAA